From the Winogradskyella forsetii genome, the window TAAATCCATAAATTCTTCCGACTGTGAAACCACGGACTCTCAATTTTCGTATGAATTAAGGAATGCATTGCACAATTTTAGTGATCATCTTCCCGTTACTGTGTCATTGGAAACGGATGCCACTTTTTTAAGTATTGAAGATGTTGATCCTTTATATGTAATGCACTTGGAAACTACGGTTATTCATCAGAACTTGACGTTAAATATTGATCACTTCGATTTATACAATGAGCGCTTAAACATTTATAATAATTTGGGACAAAATGTAAAAACATTTCAATTGAATTCTGATCACAAACAAGATTTTAATGTTTCCGATTTAAACAATGGCTTGTATTATTTAAATGTGTCCAATACCCTTTCTAATCCTATTAAATTTATTATTGCTAATTGAATAGAAACTTTTTTATAACAGTCCTTTTAATTGTTTTTGGCTTTACTATAAAGGCTCAAAACGCAATGGACATTGATGCCAAGGTAAATGTAGAAAGCAAAACTATTTCTATTTCCCAAACTATTATTTATAAAAATGAATCCAATGCTGTGTTAACGGAAATTTACCTTAACGATTGGAATCATAGCTACTCTACAAAATCAACACCTTTAGCCAAACGTTTTGAAGAAGAATTCAGTACAAAATTTCATTTGGCTAAAGATGAACAACGTGGTTTTACGGTCATAACTTCAATCAAAAACGAGAATGACTCCTCTTTAGAACACAGTCGTTTAGATGCGCATCCAGATGTTATAAAAGTTAAACTGGAAAATCCCCTTCTACCAAATGAGGCTTACACATTAAAACTCAATTATCAACTTAAATTACCAGACGCTACTTTTACAGATTATGGGTTTACTAAAACTAATGACTTCGACTTAAAATATTGGTATATCACTCCTGCAGTTTATGACGGCGAATGGCAATATTATAGCAATAAGAATTTAGATGATATGTTTGTTCCCAAATCGGATATTACTATAACTATCACGCATCCAAGAAACTATAGAGTGACCTCTGAGTTAAATTTTAGTGCTGTGGGTTTTAACAAAGGCGATAATACGCAAACCACAACTCTAACTGGAAAAGACCGCATCGACACCTATTTATCATTACATAAATTTCCCAACTATGGTTTTGTGCAAACAGATAATTTTATTCTAATTTCAAATATTAGCGAAAAAGGTTTACAAGGTCCCGAAAAAGCACTTATAACGGACCGCATAACGAAATACCTATCGGAACAATTAGGTGATTATCCGCATAGGCAATTGTTGGTTTCTTCTATTGATTACAGGAAAAACCCACTTTATGGACTCAATCAATTACCGTCTTTTTTCAGACCTTTTCCAGATGATCTTCAGTACGAATTAAAATTGGTAAAAACCGCTTTAAAAAAATATATCGATAATGTGCTTTTGCTAAATCCACGAAAAGAACACTGGTTAAGTGAAGGGCTTCAAATCTATTATTTGGAAAAGTATGTAGACCAGTATTATCCAGACTTGAAACTATTGGGAACCTTATCTGATATTTGGGGCATAAAGGCATTTCATGCGGCTGATCTTAATTTTAACTTTCGTTATTTTCTATATGCTATGGAAATTGCTCGGAAAAACAAAGATCAACCTTTGAGCATGTCCAAAGATTCTCTCACAAAATTCAATTCAAATATTGCAGGAAAGTATAAAGCAGGCGTCGGACTTAACTATTTAGATGAGTTTGCAGAAGATATCAACTTATCTCAATTAATTACCGAATTCGTAGAAACAAATCAATTAAAACAGATTAAAATCAGTGATTTTGAAACTTTTATAACCTCAAAAACAGATAAAGACCTACGCTGGTTTTTTACAGATTATATCAATACCAGAAAGAAAATAGACTTTAAGATTGCGGATTTGGAAACTACCGAAGATTCTTTAAAATTAACGATAAAGAACAAAAGGGATAACACCATGCCTATTTCAGTCTTTAAGATGAAAAATGATTCAGTAATAGGTAAATTATGGGTGGAGAACATAAACGGAACCAAAACCATTTCAATACCAAAGGACAGTACCGAGAAGTTTATATTAGATTATGATAACGT encodes:
- a CDS encoding gluzincin family metallopeptidase; the protein is MDIDAKVNVESKTISISQTIIYKNESNAVLTEIYLNDWNHSYSTKSTPLAKRFEEEFSTKFHLAKDEQRGFTVITSIKNENDSSLEHSRLDAHPDVIKVKLENPLLPNEAYTLKLNYQLKLPDATFTDYGFTKTNDFDLKYWYITPAVYDGEWQYYSNKNLDDMFVPKSDITITITHPRNYRVTSELNFSAVGFNKGDNTQTTTLTGKDRIDTYLSLHKFPNYGFVQTDNFILISNISEKGLQGPEKALITDRITKYLSEQLGDYPHRQLLVSSIDYRKNPLYGLNQLPSFFRPFPDDLQYELKLVKTALKKYIDNVLLLNPRKEHWLSEGLQIYYLEKYVDQYYPDLKLLGTLSDIWGIKAFHAADLNFNFRYFLYAMEIARKNKDQPLSMSKDSLTKFNSNIAGKYKAGVGLNYLDEFAEDINLSQLITEFVETNQLKQIKISDFETFITSKTDKDLRWFFTDYINTRKKIDFKIADLETTEDSLKLTIKNKRDNTMPISVFKMKNDSVIGKLWVENINGTKTISIPKDSTEKFILDYDNVIPEFNQRDNYRSVKGSFLNNKPLQFRLFKDIEDPNYNQVFLMPLVEFNNIYDGLTLGAKFYNKTILRKRLNYKFSPQYGTRSKSFTGGFSVFYSHNLDEKKLYDISYGLSTAYQSFGEDAFFTRIRPSISFSFRDNSDLRSNKTSHINARYVSIKRELGENATVIVDEPDYGVFNLRYVYSNPGIINYSTFRTDFQIADKFSKLSVNYEYRKLTKSNRNISFRFFAGAFLENNSDLASNYFSFALDRPTDYLFDFNYLGRSEATGIFSQQIIIAEGGFKSKLETPFANQWMTTANFSTSIWRYIQAYGDVGLVKNKYENTKFVYDSGIRLTLVEDYFEIYFPVYSNLGWEIAEQDYDQRIRFMFTVDPQVLLGLFRRKWY